In Tistrella bauzanensis, one genomic interval encodes:
- a CDS encoding HNH endonuclease signature motif containing protein produces the protein MAEITDKTIKRLFALSGNICAFPGCGLPIVDKAGTVTGEICHITARRPGGPRYDHSLSDRDRNGFSNLILLCAHHHKVVDSEHQIYTTDTIQGMKSIHEKVAGRPERASDMVFANILLNDMNRIAVAQNTGNVAINSPGAIQAHEVHIRTSRQSVKINAPPGTIGFDQEASRYVQYLIERYNKFASANRTRASKFNYGAISKNVENNFGAPWRLLSIEEFEPVCQYLQKRIERTIIAKTNAARGERAYSSYSEFSTR, from the coding sequence ATGGCAGAGATCACGGATAAGACGATAAAGCGATTATTCGCCTTGTCCGGAAACATCTGCGCATTCCCTGGGTGCGGGTTGCCAATCGTCGACAAGGCCGGGACGGTTACAGGGGAGATCTGCCACATCACAGCCAGAAGACCAGGCGGCCCGCGTTACGATCATTCACTATCAGATCGTGATCGTAACGGATTCAGCAATTTGATTCTCCTTTGTGCGCATCACCACAAGGTCGTTGACTCGGAACACCAAATCTATACGACTGACACTATCCAAGGTATGAAGTCAATTCACGAAAAGGTCGCTGGCCGTCCGGAACGAGCCAGTGACATGGTCTTCGCAAATATCCTTCTGAATGACATGAACCGGATTGCAGTTGCACAGAACACAGGCAATGTCGCTATCAACAGTCCCGGCGCAATTCAGGCCCATGAAGTTCACATTCGAACAAGTCGTCAGTCAGTGAAGATCAACGCTCCTCCTGGAACAATAGGATTTGATCAGGAGGCTAGTCGTTATGTGCAATATCTGATCGAACGCTATAATAAATTCGCGAGCGCGAATCGGACGCGGGCGTCGAAATTCAACTATGGAGCCATTTCTAAGAACGTCGAGAACAATTTCGGAGCGCCATGGCGCTTGTTATCGATTGAGGAATTCGAGCCCGTTTGTCAGTATCTCCAGAAGCGGATTGAACGGACAATCATAGCCAAAACGAACGCAGCAAGAGGAGAGCGTGCTTACTCCAGTTATTCGGAATTCAGCACGCGGTAA
- a CDS encoding helix-turn-helix domain-containing protein produces the protein MLIPNRIRYWRDQAGLTQEQLADAIGATRQTVHHLEQGKGGISPDKLRGLSRALKVEPWQLLDGSEIADAAVRREAPTLDEVYTAALAVEKWVRQGGFALSPEDKASLVRTVCRHIAKLRGQPAEHVAEIVAAFLAAGTGK, from the coding sequence ATGTTGATACCAAATCGCATCCGCTATTGGCGCGATCAGGCCGGGCTGACCCAAGAGCAGCTTGCGGACGCCATCGGCGCGACGCGGCAGACGGTCCACCATCTCGAACAGGGCAAGGGCGGCATCAGCCCCGATAAGCTGCGCGGCCTGTCACGCGCGCTCAAGGTGGAACCGTGGCAACTGCTTGACGGCAGCGAGATCGCCGACGCCGCTGTACGGCGCGAAGCACCCACCCTCGACGAGGTCTATACAGCCGCTCTGGCGGTTGAAAAATGGGTCCGACAAGGCGGATTCGCGCTCTCCCCGGAAGACAAGGCCAGCTTGGTGCGCACCGTCTGCCGCCATATCGCAAAGCTGCGCGGCCAACCCGCCGAGCATGTCGCCGAGATCGTCGCCGCCTTTCTGGCAGCGGGGACCGGGAAATAA
- a CDS encoding LysR substrate-binding domain-containing protein — protein sequence MRAFHAVAMEGGFSAAAKALGVTQPAVTVQIRGLETELGVRLFLRRGQGAVPTAAGETLLAHVRRIMLLVDRTAAEVAGNPAIGGGIVRLGLSTPATIMGLAKRFADAHPGVELRLATGNTEQLIEDLLACRVDLIAASHIDPDPRLAGVVLDRQRLTLLVPEGDPLAATPDPLPLHALANLPLLLREPSSVTRQLFLKAADTAGIPIRMAASLGSREMIREATAAGLGYGIVFDGELGRDNRLKHRPLEGDGLEADVRLSCLPDMADLGMVAAFLALARGDEVGG from the coding sequence ATGCGCGCCTTCCACGCCGTCGCCATGGAAGGCGGCTTCTCCGCCGCCGCCAAGGCGCTGGGCGTCACCCAACCCGCCGTCACCGTGCAGATCCGCGGGCTTGAGACCGAGCTTGGCGTGCGGCTGTTCCTGCGCCGCGGCCAGGGCGCCGTGCCCACCGCCGCCGGCGAAACCCTGCTCGCCCATGTCCGCCGGATCATGCTGCTGGTCGACCGCACCGCCGCCGAAGTCGCCGGCAACCCCGCCATCGGCGGCGGCATCGTCCGCCTGGGCCTCAGCACCCCCGCCACCATCATGGGCCTCGCCAAGCGCTTCGCCGATGCCCACCCCGGCGTGGAGCTGCGGCTCGCCACCGGCAACACCGAACAACTCATCGAAGACCTGCTCGCCTGCCGCGTCGACCTGATCGCCGCCAGCCATATCGACCCCGACCCCCGCCTCGCCGGCGTGGTGCTCGACCGCCAGCGCCTCACCCTGCTGGTGCCCGAAGGCGACCCCCTCGCCGCGACCCCGGACCCCCTCCCCCTCCACGCCCTCGCCAACCTGCCCCTGCTGCTGCGCGAGCCAAGCTCCGTCACCCGCCAGCTGTTCCTGAAAGCCGCCGACACAGCCGGCATCCCCATCCGCATGGCCGCCAGCCTCGGCAGCCGCGAAATGATCCGCGAAGCCACCGCCGCCGGCCTCGGCTATGGCATCGTCTTCGACGGCGAACTCGGCCGCGACAACCGCCTGAAACACCGCCCCCTCGAAGGCGACGGCCTGGAAGCCGATGTCCGCCTGTCCTGCCTCCCCGACATGGCCGACCTCGGCATGGTCGCGGCTTTCCTGGCTTTGGCCCGGGGGGATGAGGTGGGCGGATGA
- the ugpB gene encoding sn-glycerol-3-phosphate ABC transporter substrate-binding protein UgpB, giving the protein MRPIRQRAAAFGLAGLALLSVSAPAVAATEFDLWHAHSPDITLGKTIARYADEFNASQPDYKVHAVFKGNYDDVINGAIAAARAGKAPAIVQVHAPAAPTVIYSKAAKPVDEVMREAGMDVDWSRYIQPVIAAYQENGRQIAMPFNTSTPLMWFNRDLLTKAGVAAVPVTWDDLEAAAVKLKAAGVDCPVVPSWQEWTLIKNYAFIQDIPVATPANGMNGPGARLSVNDPKMVAHLDRLQRWVKDGLMQYQGRQWTGAHEAFYARRCAIMLESSAGYGGISQKAKFQFGAALLPVEAGTADPKNSFIGGAGLFVMNGQTPEVYKGVAAFLAFLAETPRQVDWHKVSGYVPITLDAYEAAKAEGYYEKFPHQELAIRQLTRGTPTDNTRGIRLGYLVQIDEILNEELENIWSMKSTAAEAMDSAVSRANPLLERFERTIAQ; this is encoded by the coding sequence ATGCGCCCCATCCGTCAGCGCGCGGCCGCTTTCGGCCTCGCCGGTCTTGCCCTGCTCAGCGTGTCGGCGCCGGCGGTGGCCGCGACCGAGTTCGATCTGTGGCACGCCCATTCGCCCGACATTACCCTGGGCAAGACCATTGCCCGCTATGCCGATGAGTTCAACGCGTCGCAGCCGGACTATAAGGTGCACGCGGTGTTCAAGGGCAATTATGACGATGTGATCAATGGCGCGATCGCGGCGGCGCGCGCCGGCAAGGCGCCGGCGATCGTGCAGGTCCATGCGCCGGCGGCGCCGACGGTGATCTATTCCAAGGCGGCGAAGCCTGTGGACGAGGTGATGCGCGAGGCCGGCATGGATGTCGACTGGAGCCGCTATATCCAGCCGGTGATCGCGGCCTATCAGGAGAATGGCCGTCAGATCGCGATGCCGTTCAACACCTCGACGCCGCTGATGTGGTTCAACCGCGACCTTCTGACCAAGGCCGGCGTCGCGGCGGTGCCGGTGACCTGGGACGATCTGGAGGCGGCGGCGGTGAAGCTGAAGGCGGCGGGGGTGGATTGCCCGGTGGTGCCGTCGTGGCAGGAATGGACGCTGATCAAGAACTACGCCTTCATCCAGGACATTCCGGTGGCGACGCCGGCCAACGGCATGAACGGCCCCGGCGCGCGGCTGTCGGTGAACGACCCGAAGATGGTGGCCCATCTCGACCGGTTGCAGCGCTGGGTGAAGGACGGGCTGATGCAGTATCAGGGCCGCCAGTGGACCGGCGCGCATGAGGCGTTCTATGCCCGGCGCTGCGCGATCATGCTGGAAAGCTCGGCCGGTTATGGCGGCATCTCGCAGAAGGCCAAATTCCAGTTCGGCGCGGCGCTGCTGCCGGTGGAGGCCGGCACCGCCGACCCGAAGAACAGCTTCATCGGCGGCGCCGGGCTGTTCGTGATGAACGGCCAGACGCCCGAGGTCTACAAAGGTGTCGCGGCGTTCCTGGCGTTTCTGGCCGAAACCCCGCGTCAGGTCGACTGGCACAAGGTCTCGGGCTATGTGCCGATCACGCTGGATGCCTATGAGGCCGCGAAGGCCGAGGGCTATTACGAGAAATTCCCCCATCAGGAACTGGCGATCCGCCAGTTGACCCGCGGCACGCCCACCGACAACACCCGGGGCATCCGGCTGGGCTATCTGGTCCAGATCGACGAGATCCTGAACGAGGAGCTTGAGAACATCTGGTCGATGAAATCCACCGCCGCCGAGGCGATGGACAGCGCCGTCAGCCGCGCCAATCCGCTGCTGGAGCGGTTCGAGCGCACGATCGCGCAGTAA
- the ugpA gene encoding sn-glycerol-3-phosphate ABC transporter permease UgpA, with protein sequence MSASSVSTNPVFRGRMLPWLLLAPQLAVLALFFFRPAAEGLRQAFYLSDPFTGDGIFVGLDNFRMLFAQAEYADSIRASLIFAGLVAGVSMAIAFALAAAADRVLGDRPGLRSLIIWPYAVAPAVAGVLWLFLMHPGFGVLARLLHQAGIAWNPLLDGADAMALIVAAAVWKQISYNFVFFFAAIRSVPRSLIEAAAIDGAGPFRRLRDVVWPLISPTSFFLLVMNLIYAFFDSFGIVDAITKGGPGGATRLMVYKAYRDGFQAQDLGGSAAQSIILMALVGVLTVIQFRWIEKRVAYA encoded by the coding sequence ATGTCTGCGTCGTCTGTTTCAACCAATCCGGTCTTCCGGGGCCGCATGCTGCCCTGGCTGCTGCTGGCGCCACAGCTCGCGGTGCTGGCGCTGTTCTTCTTCCGCCCGGCGGCGGAAGGCTTGCGGCAGGCGTTCTATCTGTCCGACCCATTTACCGGTGATGGTATTTTTGTTGGTTTAGACAACTTTCGTATGCTGTTCGCCCAGGCCGAATATGCCGACAGCATCCGGGCCAGCCTGATCTTCGCGGGGCTGGTCGCGGGGGTGTCGATGGCGATCGCCTTCGCGCTGGCGGCGGCCGCCGATCGGGTGCTGGGCGATCGGCCGGGGCTGCGCTCGCTGATCATCTGGCCCTATGCGGTGGCGCCGGCGGTGGCGGGGGTGCTGTGGCTGTTCCTGATGCATCCGGGCTTCGGGGTGCTGGCGCGATTGCTGCATCAGGCCGGCATCGCCTGGAACCCGCTGCTCGACGGCGCCGATGCCATGGCGCTGATCGTGGCGGCGGCGGTGTGGAAGCAGATCTCCTATAACTTCGTGTTCTTCTTCGCGGCGATCCGCTCGGTGCCGCGCTCGTTGATCGAGGCGGCGGCGATCGATGGCGCCGGGCCGTTCCGGCGGCTGCGCGATGTGGTCTGGCCGCTGATCTCGCCGACCAGTTTCTTCCTGCTGGTGATGAACCTGATCTATGCCTTCTTCGACAGTTTCGGCATCGTCGACGCCATCACCAAGGGCGGTCCCGGCGGTGCCACCCGGCTGATGGTCTACAAGGCCTATCGCGACGGCTTCCAGGCCCAGGATCTGGGCGGGTCGGCCGCGCAGTCGATCATCCTGATGGCGCTGGTCGGCGTGCTGACGGTCATTCAGTTCCGCTGGATCGAGAAGCGGGTGGCCTATGCGTAA
- a CDS encoding ABC transporter permease subunit, whose amino-acid sequence MVRRDPVFRALAICLFSIGAVAMLLPVWYAAAIASMTEDGRLTLFSLPGPGLIVTIAGVLADPSVQRQLFNSLIMAVGITTAKIAVSLTAGFAIVYFRFRGRNLAFWAIFFSLMLPVEVRIVPTYAVAADPLGPLVAGLRLLGIEIGLSPSLLDTHAGLILPLIASATATFLYRQVFLSVPGELVEAARIDGAGPLRFLRDIALPLAAPATAALTVILFVYGWNQYLWPLLITTDERMATVVMGVARTLPSDNAETRWGLTMGRALVAMAPPVILVILLQRRLVAGLTDVGK is encoded by the coding sequence ATGGTCCGGCGCGATCCGGTGTTCCGGGCGCTGGCCATCTGCCTGTTCAGCATCGGCGCGGTCGCCATGCTGTTGCCGGTCTGGTATGCCGCCGCCATCGCCTCGATGACCGAGGATGGCCGGCTGACCCTGTTCTCGCTGCCCGGGCCGGGGCTGATTGTCACCATCGCCGGCGTGCTGGCCGATCCGTCGGTGCAGCGCCAGTTGTTCAACAGCCTGATCATGGCGGTGGGCATCACCACAGCCAAGATCGCGGTGTCGCTGACCGCCGGCTTCGCCATCGTCTATTTCCGCTTTCGCGGCCGCAATCTGGCGTTCTGGGCGATCTTCTTCTCGCTGATGCTGCCGGTCGAGGTGCGGATCGTGCCGACCTATGCGGTCGCGGCCGATCCGCTGGGGCCGCTGGTGGCGGGCCTGCGGCTGCTGGGCATCGAAATCGGGTTGTCGCCCAGCCTGCTCGACACCCATGCCGGGCTGATCCTGCCGCTGATCGCCTCGGCCACCGCCACCTTCCTGTATCGTCAGGTGTTTCTGAGCGTGCCGGGCGAACTGGTCGAGGCGGCGCGGATCGACGGCGCCGGGCCGCTGCGCTTTCTGCGCGACATCGCCCTGCCGCTGGCGGCGCCGGCCACCGCCGCGCTGACCGTGATCCTGTTCGTCTATGGCTGGAACCAGTATCTGTGGCCGCTGCTGATCACCACCGATGAGCGGATGGCGACGGTGGTGATGGGGGTGGCGCGCACCCTGCCCAGCGACAATGCCGAAACCCGCTGGGGGCTGACCATGGGCCGGGCGCTGGTGGCGATGGCGCCGCCGGTCATTCTGGTGATCCTGCTGCAACGCCGGCTGGTCGCCGGGTTGACCGATGTCGGCAAATAA
- the sppA gene encoding signal peptide peptidase SppA, producing the protein MSPFDVDRAVDRRRLKRGITVWRIAAILLAAVLGAVLFDGGAIDRATGPFRGDRFAELEISGFIAPDDDLYERLDKVAEDDGIKALIVRIDSGGGSTVGGELNFEALRRVAEEKPVVAVMESIAASAAYMTALGADRIFAHGETLTGSVGVYLQAVEGTELMRKLGIEAELIKSAPLKAQPNPMEELTDEGRAALQEVVADSYQYFRGLVATRRALEGEALDLAASGRIFTGRQALAAGLVDALGGRDAALDWLDAEKGLDAALPIEDITPRPDDDRGLFARASDAIVHSLLKNTELAERLSVDGLVSVWHPRP; encoded by the coding sequence ATGTCACCCTTCGACGTCGACCGTGCCGTTGACCGCCGCCGCCTGAAGCGCGGAATCACCGTCTGGCGGATCGCCGCCATCCTGCTGGCGGCGGTGCTGGGCGCGGTTCTGTTCGACGGCGGCGCCATCGACCGCGCCACCGGCCCGTTCCGGGGCGACCGTTTCGCCGAGCTTGAGATCAGCGGCTTCATCGCCCCCGATGACGATCTGTATGAGCGGCTGGACAAGGTGGCCGAGGACGACGGCATCAAGGCGCTGATCGTGCGGATCGACAGCGGCGGCGGCAGCACAGTGGGCGGCGAGCTGAATTTCGAGGCGCTGCGCCGGGTGGCGGAAGAAAAGCCGGTGGTGGCGGTGATGGAGAGCATCGCCGCCTCGGCCGCCTATATGACCGCCCTTGGCGCCGACCGGATCTTTGCCCATGGCGAGACCCTGACCGGATCGGTCGGGGTTTATCTTCAGGCGGTTGAGGGCACCGAGCTGATGCGCAAGCTTGGCATCGAGGCCGAGCTGATCAAGAGCGCGCCGCTGAAGGCCCAGCCCAATCCGATGGAAGAACTGACCGACGAGGGCCGCGCCGCGCTGCAGGAGGTGGTGGCCGACAGCTATCAGTATTTCCGCGGTCTTGTCGCCACCCGTCGTGCGCTGGAGGGCGAGGCTCTGGACCTTGCCGCCAGCGGCCGGATCTTCACCGGCCGTCAGGCGCTGGCCGCCGGTCTGGTCGATGCGCTGGGTGGCCGGGATGCGGCGCTGGACTGGCTGGATGCCGAAAAGGGGCTGGACGCGGCGCTGCCGATCGAGGATATCACCCCCCGGCCGGATGATGATCGCGGCCTGTTCGCCAGGGCAAGCGATGCAATCGTGCACAGCCTGCTGAAAAATACCGAACTGGCTGAACGGCTTAGTGTTGACGGGCTCGTGTCGGTTTGGCACCCTCGCCCCTGA
- the ihfB gene encoding integration host factor subunit beta, with protein MTKSELIARLAASHPHLYQRDVEQIVSTVFDEISEALSRGDRVELRGFGAFSVKHRRSRTGRNPRTGDTVSVPSKFVPFFKTGKELRDRLNGE; from the coding sequence ATGACCAAGTCGGAGCTGATCGCCCGCCTCGCCGCGAGCCATCCCCATCTTTATCAGCGCGATGTCGAGCAGATCGTCAGCACGGTGTTCGACGAGATTTCCGAGGCGCTGTCGCGTGGGGACCGGGTTGAACTGCGCGGATTCGGGGCATTCTCGGTGAAGCACCGCCGCTCGCGCACCGGCCGCAATCCCCGCACCGGCGATACGGTCAGCGTGCCGTCGAAATTCGTGCCCTTCTTCAAGACCGGCAAGGAACTGCGCGACCGCCTGAACGGCGAGTGA
- a CDS encoding lipopolysaccharide assembly protein LapA domain-containing protein, whose protein sequence is MLRALKFALLALIAVIVAAFAIGNRTGVVLSLWPFGLELALPLFLALEATLLLGLLLGGLIAWLRAGRHRARARRLARRVEELEGEMHRLRAATASTPSAPAAPAGPALPGTAGSDLRLPGRSAA, encoded by the coding sequence ATGCTGCGTGCCCTGAAATTCGCCCTGCTTGCCCTGATCGCGGTGATCGTTGCCGCCTTTGCGATCGGCAACCGGACGGGTGTGGTTCTGTCGCTGTGGCCCTTCGGCCTGGAACTGGCGCTGCCGCTGTTTCTGGCGCTGGAGGCAACCCTGCTGCTGGGGCTGCTGCTGGGCGGGTTGATCGCCTGGTTGCGCGCCGGCCGGCATCGTGCCCGTGCCCGCAGGCTGGCCCGGCGGGTCGAGGAGCTGGAAGGCGAGATGCACCGGCTGCGCGCCGCCACGGCATCGACCCCGTCCGCCCCTGCCGCCCCTGCGGGGCCGGCCCTGCCGGGCACAGCCGGTTCCGATCTGCGCCTGCCCGGCCGCAGCGCCGCCTG